From a region of the Paenibacillus sp. R14(2021) genome:
- the ytxJ gene encoding bacillithiol system redox-active protein YtxJ — MKLPNPMRTIANWEEAFEHSYRQPVLVFKHSTNCSISSGAYEELSNWLEDAASLAVRLEMVLVPEDRFVSNAIADKLHLKHESPQLILVTDGNVSWYASHWRITYSTLDEHLGTHCEK, encoded by the coding sequence GTGAAACTGCCGAATCCAATGAGAACGATTGCAAATTGGGAAGAGGCCTTCGAGCACTCTTATCGACAACCTGTTCTTGTGTTCAAGCACAGCACAAACTGCTCGATTAGCAGCGGCGCTTACGAGGAACTGTCCAATTGGCTCGAGGACGCGGCTTCACTGGCTGTCAGGCTCGAAATGGTACTTGTTCCGGAGGATCGGTTCGTATCGAACGCCATCGCGGATAAACTGCATCTCAAGCATGAATCGCCGCAATTGATTTTAGTAACGGACGGCAACGTGTCCTGGTATGCTTCCCACTGGCGGATTACCTACTCGACATTAGACGAGCATCTCGGTACGCATTGCGAAAAGTAA
- a CDS encoding VanZ family protein produces MKQTAKRWLACAPSIFIMAAIYLLSSRTGDELNTFLPWFQKLFPAMASFDWGHFLAYFVLSLTFAYAFGRRGESWLAKLLIIVMCVAYGVTDEYHQSFVAGRTPDPDDLLHDGIGAALAVLLLAVPRVRTLWRRLVLRPE; encoded by the coding sequence ATGAAGCAAACCGCTAAGAGATGGCTGGCATGCGCGCCAAGCATCTTCATTATGGCAGCCATTTATCTGCTCTCATCCAGAACGGGTGATGAATTGAATACGTTTCTTCCCTGGTTTCAGAAGCTGTTCCCTGCAATGGCGAGTTTTGATTGGGGTCATTTCCTCGCGTATTTCGTACTTTCGCTTACGTTCGCTTACGCGTTCGGACGCAGAGGCGAGAGCTGGCTTGCGAAGCTGCTCATCATCGTCATGTGCGTTGCTTACGGGGTAACCGATGAGTATCACCAGTCCTTCGTCGCAGGGCGAACGCCTGATCCTGATGATCTCCTGCATGACGGAATCGGCGCTGCTTTGGCCGTGCTTTTGCTGGCTGTGCCAAGGGTTCGAACGCTGTGGAGACGTCTGGTTCTAAGACCCGAATGA
- a CDS encoding type 1 glutamine amidotransferase domain-containing protein, whose amino-acid sequence MSLQGKTIICLLDDEFEDLELWYPVYRVREEGATVLFAGPEKNRTHIGKYGVPATTDIAYDEMDGSRIDGLLVPGGWAPDKIRRYPKVLELVRELDAAAKPIGQICHAGWVLISAKILAGRKVTSTPGIRDDMENAGAIWYDEAVVVDGNLISARRPPDLPPYAKAFVDALRGS is encoded by the coding sequence ATGTCCTTGCAAGGAAAAACGATTATTTGCCTGCTTGACGACGAATTCGAGGATCTCGAATTATGGTATCCCGTCTACCGCGTCCGCGAGGAAGGCGCAACGGTTCTGTTCGCAGGACCGGAGAAGAATCGCACTCATATTGGAAAATACGGCGTGCCTGCTACAACCGATATCGCCTACGATGAAATGGACGGCAGCCGGATCGACGGCCTGCTCGTCCCCGGCGGCTGGGCGCCCGACAAAATCCGCCGCTACCCCAAGGTGCTGGAGCTTGTACGCGAATTGGATGCGGCAGCCAAACCAATCGGGCAGATTTGCCACGCCGGCTGGGTGCTGATTTCCGCCAAAATTTTAGCTGGCCGCAAAGTAACCTCCACCCCGGGCATTCGTGATGATATGGAGAATGCAGGAGCGATCTGGTACGATGAGGCGGTCGTCGTAGACGGAAATCTCATCTCTGCCCGTCGACCGCCGGATCTGCCGCCTTATGCGAAAGCATTCGTGGACGCGCTTCGCGGCAGCTGA
- the ptsP gene encoding phosphoenolpyruvate--protein phosphotransferase, with the protein MIQGIGASSGIAIGKAFVLPNWEWDLPEQKIDVGDLAREFDRLYEGIRTSKVEIEQMKDELREVVGAEESYIFDAHLAILDDPVFMNEIQGIIQRQYKAAEVAVKEAIDHFVTMFDLLDDEYMKERALDIKDVGNRLLKHLLGAPEITLPSDTQPFILIAKELSPSQLAHLNPSHVLGIATLAGSTTSHSSIMARALGVPLVVGIESKLEEAIQTGDMLIIDGELGVVHLHPEQSLVDLYTSKQIMYGEKKQRLKGIVSVKPVTQDGKEMELSANISSLKELDVALSSGTNGVGLFRTEFLYMDRSRLPQEEEQFEVYRTVAEKLGSKPLIIRTLDIGGDKHLDYFELPEEDNPFLGYRAIRICLDKTDLFKTQLRAILRASHYGNVKIMYPLISSVDEVQAANALLEQCKQELRTEGLPFADKVEVGIMIELPAAVLIADLLADEVDFFSIGTNDLIQFTLAVDRMNEQISHMYEPYHPSVLRMIKLTVEAAKHKGIHVGVCGEMAGDLKALPIWLALDIDELSMSAHSILPVKERLLTLKQQESRDLFNSLLSCRTSSQIHEKLRAVQGEQPAADFPAVSKSS; encoded by the coding sequence GTGATTCAAGGAATAGGGGCTTCATCAGGTATCGCCATCGGCAAAGCGTTTGTCCTTCCCAACTGGGAGTGGGATTTGCCGGAGCAGAAAATAGACGTCGGCGACTTGGCACGAGAGTTTGACCGCCTCTACGAAGGCATCCGCACATCTAAGGTCGAGATCGAACAGATGAAGGACGAGCTGCGCGAGGTGGTCGGCGCCGAGGAAAGCTATATATTCGACGCACATTTGGCGATATTGGACGATCCGGTCTTCATGAACGAAATCCAAGGCATCATCCAGCGCCAATACAAAGCGGCCGAGGTAGCGGTCAAGGAAGCGATCGACCATTTCGTTACGATGTTTGACCTGCTGGATGATGAATACATGAAGGAGCGGGCGCTCGACATCAAAGATGTCGGCAACCGTCTGCTGAAGCATTTGCTGGGGGCTCCTGAGATTACACTGCCATCTGATACGCAGCCTTTCATACTGATTGCCAAGGAGCTGTCTCCCTCGCAGCTGGCGCATCTGAATCCGAGTCATGTGCTCGGTATTGCGACGCTTGCGGGCAGCACGACTTCGCATTCCTCTATCATGGCCAGAGCGCTCGGCGTTCCGCTCGTGGTCGGCATTGAGTCCAAGCTGGAAGAAGCGATCCAGACAGGCGATATGCTGATTATAGATGGAGAGCTCGGCGTGGTTCATCTGCATCCGGAGCAGTCCTTAGTAGATTTGTACACCAGCAAGCAGATTATGTACGGCGAGAAGAAGCAGCGGCTAAAGGGCATTGTCAGCGTCAAGCCGGTTACGCAGGACGGCAAGGAAATGGAGCTCAGCGCCAATATCAGCTCGCTGAAAGAGCTCGACGTCGCGTTATCCAGCGGAACGAACGGCGTAGGCTTGTTCCGTACCGAATTTCTATATATGGATCGCAGCCGGCTGCCGCAAGAAGAAGAACAATTCGAGGTATACCGGACCGTAGCGGAGAAGCTTGGCAGCAAGCCACTCATTATTCGCACGCTGGATATCGGCGGGGATAAGCATTTGGATTACTTCGAATTACCTGAAGAGGATAATCCGTTTCTTGGGTACCGGGCGATCCGGATTTGTCTCGACAAAACGGATTTGTTCAAAACGCAGCTGCGGGCGATTCTGCGCGCCAGCCATTACGGCAACGTGAAAATCATGTATCCGCTCATATCATCCGTGGATGAGGTACAAGCTGCGAACGCGCTGCTGGAGCAGTGCAAGCAGGAGCTGCGCACCGAAGGGCTTCCCTTCGCGGACAAAGTGGAAGTAGGCATCATGATCGAGCTGCCGGCTGCCGTGCTCATCGCGGATTTGCTCGCCGATGAGGTGGATTTCTTCAGTATTGGCACAAATGACTTGATTCAATTCACTCTTGCCGTCGATCGGATGAACGAGCAGATTTCGCATATGTATGAGCCGTATCACCCGTCCGTGCTGCGGATGATCAAGCTGACGGTGGAAGCGGCCAAGCACAAGGGCATTCACGTGGGCGTATGCGGCGAGATGGCCGGCGACCTTAAGGCGCTTCCGATTTGGCTGGCGCTGGACATCGATGAGCTGAGTATGTCGGCGCATTCTATATTGCCCGTTAAAGAGCGGCTGCTAACGCTGAAGCAGCAGGAGAGCCGGGATTTGTTCAACAGCTTGCTGAGCTGCAGAACGAGCAGTCAAATTCATGAGAAGCTTCGCGCCGTACAGGGAGAACAGCCTGCGGCTGACTTCCCAGCGGTATCCAAAAGCTCCTAA
- a CDS encoding glucose PTS transporter subunit IIA has translation MNIMGHLQQLGRSLMLPTIVLPGAAVFIALSSLPWDSMGMPSIHTHLLMAGEALFRYLPYLFAFGVAMGMTSNAGTAGLAAIAGMFIYTSIINASHYELEPTVFTGVIIGIVTSILNERFKSIKLPEYIQFFGGPRFIPLIVSVFSTLWAIVMVQIAPIIHNALIELGDIVNSGGGFGVFLFGFVLRILVVFGLHHLVSHVFWFQVGGYQAPDGMMIFGDLPRFFAGDPSAGAFMAGLYPTMMFALPAIAFAIIHEAREDLKPKIRKTFLTAALASFLTGVTEPIEFAFLFVAPYLFVVHALLSGMMMWITYELGIRAGFSFSAGAIDYLINEHLSTRGWLLIPIGILFGLLYYVMFRWAIRRFRIPTPGREEGSQLDEWAGDIPYRAPLILQAIGGKENIIQMEACITRLRLKVGSDKQIDNNALKHLGAAGVIRLGGGNVQIVFGTYSELIREEMDKAIRRDISRVLFCSPVQGRMMPLSEVPDPIFAGKLVGDGVAFMPDKGELVSPVFGKVIHVYPSMHAIGIRTPEGLEVLLHIGIDTSQLKGHGFHAVVKEGDQVKPGQMLITFDMQKIRKGSKSLATPMVITNSDRVSSWSFAPFKGVKRGQASVMSVVLKERSGGGETA, from the coding sequence ATGAACATCATGGGTCATTTGCAGCAACTCGGCCGATCCTTGATGCTTCCAACCATCGTGCTGCCAGGGGCAGCGGTATTTATCGCTCTCAGTTCGCTGCCTTGGGACTCGATGGGTATGCCGAGTATCCATACACATCTGCTAATGGCAGGCGAAGCACTGTTTCGTTATTTGCCGTATTTATTTGCGTTCGGCGTTGCGATGGGGATGACGAGCAATGCGGGTACGGCTGGACTCGCCGCGATCGCAGGGATGTTCATCTATACAAGCATTATTAATGCGAGCCATTACGAGCTGGAGCCGACGGTTTTTACCGGCGTCATTATCGGCATCGTCACCAGTATTTTGAACGAACGATTCAAATCAATCAAGCTGCCGGAATACATTCAGTTTTTCGGAGGACCCCGCTTTATTCCGTTGATCGTCAGCGTCTTCTCCACGCTTTGGGCGATCGTGATGGTACAGATCGCGCCGATCATACATAACGCGCTCATTGAGCTCGGGGATATCGTCAACTCGGGCGGGGGCTTCGGTGTGTTTCTGTTCGGGTTCGTGCTGCGCATCCTGGTCGTATTCGGGCTGCACCACTTGGTCAGCCATGTATTCTGGTTTCAGGTGGGCGGTTATCAGGCGCCGGACGGCATGATGATTTTCGGCGATTTGCCGCGTTTCTTCGCCGGCGACCCGTCGGCCGGCGCATTCATGGCGGGGCTGTATCCCACGATGATGTTCGCACTGCCGGCGATTGCATTTGCTATCATTCATGAGGCGAGAGAGGACTTGAAGCCGAAGATTCGCAAAACATTCTTGACTGCGGCTCTCGCTTCTTTCTTAACGGGTGTCACAGAACCAATTGAATTCGCGTTTTTATTTGTGGCGCCATATCTATTCGTCGTCCACGCGCTGCTCTCGGGTATGATGATGTGGATTACGTACGAGCTTGGCATTCGCGCGGGCTTCTCGTTCTCGGCGGGGGCTATCGATTATCTGATCAACGAGCATCTGTCGACTCGCGGCTGGCTGCTTATACCAATCGGCATCTTGTTCGGATTGTTGTATTACGTCATGTTCCGGTGGGCGATTCGGAGATTCCGGATTCCAACGCCGGGCCGCGAGGAAGGTTCGCAGCTGGATGAATGGGCAGGCGATATTCCGTACCGCGCGCCGCTTATCTTGCAGGCGATCGGCGGCAAGGAGAACATCATTCAGATGGAAGCCTGTATAACCCGTCTGCGTCTGAAGGTCGGAAGCGACAAGCAGATAGACAACAACGCGCTGAAGCATCTCGGCGCCGCGGGTGTCATCCGGCTCGGGGGCGGCAACGTGCAGATCGTGTTCGGCACGTATTCCGAGCTCATACGGGAGGAAATGGACAAGGCGATTCGAAGAGATATATCGAGGGTGTTGTTCTGCTCGCCGGTGCAAGGGCGTATGATGCCTTTGAGTGAGGTGCCAGACCCGATCTTCGCCGGCAAGCTCGTCGGTGACGGCGTTGCGTTCATGCCGGATAAAGGGGAACTCGTGTCGCCCGTATTCGGCAAGGTCATTCATGTTTATCCGTCGATGCATGCCATCGGCATTCGGACCCCAGAAGGGCTTGAAGTGCTGCTGCACATCGGCATCGATACATCACAGCTGAAGGGCCACGGGTTTCACGCGGTCGTCAAGGAAGGCGACCAGGTGAAACCGGGACAGATGCTCATTACGTTCGATATGCAGAAAATCCGCAAAGGAAGCAAATCGCTGGCAACACCGATGGTCATTACCAATTCGGACCGGGTCAGCTCCTGGAGCTTCGCGCCGTTCAAGGGCGTCAAGCGCGGGCAAGCTTCCGTCATGTCGGTCGTTCTAAAAGAGAGAAGCGGTGGAGGGGAAACAGCGTGA
- a CDS encoding CoA-binding protein has product MTFTNPSRDEIKQLLEATHTIAVVGLSDNPERTSHMVAAAMQAKGYRIIPVNPNADVILGERSYPSLRDIPEPVDLVNVFRRSEHTPPIAADAAAIGAKALWLQLGVESGEAADIAAKAGLTVIMDRCIKVEDSILLPHGNSKS; this is encoded by the coding sequence ATGACATTCACAAATCCTTCGCGAGACGAAATCAAACAACTGCTGGAAGCCACGCATACAATCGCGGTCGTAGGCTTGTCGGACAATCCGGAGCGGACGTCGCACATGGTTGCGGCAGCGATGCAGGCCAAGGGCTACCGAATCATTCCCGTCAATCCGAACGCCGATGTCATCTTAGGCGAACGCAGCTATCCGTCCCTTCGCGACATTCCGGAGCCGGTCGATCTCGTCAACGTCTTCCGGCGCAGCGAGCATACACCGCCGATCGCAGCTGATGCCGCAGCGATCGGCGCTAAGGCGCTCTGGTTGCAGCTTGGCGTCGAGAGCGGGGAAGCAGCGGACATTGCCGCCAAGGCCGGCTTGACTGTAATTATGGACCGATGCATTAAAGTAGAAGACTCCATTTTGCTGCCGCACGGGAATTCCAAATCCTAA
- the aroA gene encoding 3-phosphoshikimate 1-carboxyvinyltransferase: protein MDVIVTPTPKLQGELQALSSKNYTTRYLLVAALAEGTSTIYYPAHSEDSDAMRRCIRDLGAVIEEDEEKITIKGFGSRPHDVKELDVGNAGAVLRFLMAIAALAPDVTFINRYPDSLGKRPHDDLINALRQIGVDVQHNDGKLPITIRGGAAKGGKIQVSGSVSSQFLSALLFLTPLLAEDSEIEVLHDLKSKVVVGQTLEVLEQAGIVIEASDDLMHYRVKGGQRYEAKQYIVQGDYPGSAAVLAAAAVTQSDVKLHRLMENSKQGERAIVDVLRMMEVPLTHENGTVHVQGNGKLKALEFDGDKATDAVLAMVAAAVFAEGTSRFYDVENLRYKECDRITDYLNELRKAGANVEERRSEIIVHGRPEGVEGGVDINAHYDHRVIMALTVVGLRAKKPIRIHDAHHVAKSYPIFFDHMKSLGANVEWVD from the coding sequence ATGGACGTTATTGTAACCCCTACGCCCAAATTGCAAGGCGAACTTCAAGCACTATCTTCCAAGAATTATACGACGCGCTACCTGCTGGTGGCGGCGCTAGCGGAAGGTACGAGCACAATCTATTACCCTGCGCACAGCGAAGACAGCGACGCGATGCGCCGATGCATCCGCGATCTCGGCGCCGTGATCGAGGAAGACGAAGAGAAGATAACCATCAAGGGCTTCGGTTCCCGTCCGCACGACGTGAAAGAGCTGGATGTCGGCAATGCCGGTGCGGTTCTGCGCTTCCTAATGGCGATCGCGGCGCTTGCTCCTGACGTGACGTTCATTAACCGCTACCCGGATTCCCTCGGCAAACGGCCGCATGACGATCTAATTAATGCGCTCCGCCAGATCGGCGTTGACGTGCAGCATAACGACGGCAAGCTGCCGATTACCATCCGCGGCGGCGCAGCCAAGGGCGGTAAAATCCAAGTATCCGGCAGCGTAAGCTCTCAATTCTTGAGCGCGCTGCTGTTCTTAACGCCGCTTCTTGCGGAAGACAGCGAGATCGAAGTGCTGCATGACCTGAAATCCAAAGTCGTCGTCGGCCAAACGCTCGAGGTGCTGGAGCAGGCGGGAATCGTCATCGAAGCTAGCGACGATCTAATGCACTACCGCGTGAAGGGCGGCCAGCGGTACGAGGCCAAGCAGTATATTGTTCAAGGTGACTACCCTGGCTCCGCAGCTGTACTCGCTGCAGCGGCCGTGACACAGTCTGACGTAAAGCTGCACCGCTTGATGGAGAACAGCAAGCAAGGTGAGCGCGCGATCGTCGATGTGCTTCGCATGATGGAAGTACCTCTGACGCATGAGAATGGCACCGTGCACGTCCAAGGTAATGGCAAGCTCAAGGCACTGGAATTCGACGGCGACAAAGCGACGGATGCCGTGCTGGCTATGGTGGCCGCGGCTGTATTCGCCGAGGGCACATCCCGGTTCTACGATGTCGAGAATCTCCGCTACAAGGAATGCGACCGGATCACGGATTATTTGAACGAGCTTCGTAAAGCAGGCGCCAACGTGGAAGAACGCCGCAGCGAGATCATCGTGCATGGTCGTCCGGAAGGCGTCGAGGGCGGCGTGGACATTAACGCGCATTACGATCACCGCGTCATTATGGCCTTGACCGTCGTTGGTCTTCGCGCGAAGAAGCCAATCCGTATTCATGACGCGCATCATGTTGCGAAGTCGTATCCGATCTTCTTCGATCACATGAAATCGCTTGGCGCGAACGTGGAATGGGTTGACTAG
- a CDS encoding shikimate kinase produces MSNRKPRQHVVLIGFMGTGKSTVGKQLAEQLGCTTCDVDAEIVRREGETIASIFASRGEQHFRAAETAALAEVLQSEGPLIIATGGGAVLAPANRELMLQGSFVVALTADPEQVIARVSQDPDRPLLQGDVRERVYKLLEDRKGAYDFAHLTIDTTQLSVKEVVEQIQQAMEQSKV; encoded by the coding sequence ATGAGCAATAGGAAGCCGCGGCAGCATGTCGTGCTCATCGGTTTTATGGGAACGGGTAAATCTACGGTCGGCAAACAGCTGGCAGAGCAGCTCGGATGTACGACTTGCGACGTGGATGCCGAGATCGTAAGACGAGAGGGAGAGACGATCGCATCTATCTTCGCTAGCCGCGGGGAACAGCATTTTCGTGCTGCCGAGACCGCTGCGCTTGCCGAAGTGCTCCAATCGGAAGGGCCGCTGATTATTGCCACCGGCGGAGGCGCAGTGCTGGCTCCGGCCAACCGCGAGCTGATGCTTCAAGGCAGCTTTGTCGTTGCGTTGACGGCAGATCCGGAGCAGGTAATCGCGCGCGTCAGCCAGGATCCTGACCGGCCGCTTCTGCAAGGCGATGTTCGCGAACGCGTATATAAGCTGCTCGAGGACCGCAAGGGTGCATACGATTTTGCCCATTTGACCATCGATACGACGCAGCTCAGCGTGAAAGAGGTTGTGGAACAGATTCAGCAAGCCATGGAACAGAGCAAAGTCTGA
- the gndA gene encoding NADP-dependent phosphogluconate dehydrogenase, translating into MSKQQIGVIGLAVMGKNLALNIESRGFTVSVFNRSREKTDDFMKEEAAGKNLVGTYTIEEFVASLESPRKILIMVQAGAGTDATIDALVPLLDEGDIIIDGGNAYFPDTQRRSKDLEGRGIRFIGTGVSGGEEGALKGPSIMPGGQESAYKLVEPILTAISAKVGGDPCCTYIGPDGAGHYVKMVHNGIEYGDMQLICEAYDLLSRVLGVSTEELQSIFTEWNKGELDSYLIEITADIFSKYDPDTNKPMVDVILDSAGQKGTGKWTSQSALDLGVPLSIITESVFSRFLSALKQERVEASKLLKGPKAAPYQGDKAAFVESVRKALFASKICSYAQGFAQMRAASDEYGWNLRYGDIAMIFRGGCIIRAGFLQNIKDAYDRNAGLSNLLLDSYFQEIVESYQGAWREVIATAVTQGIPVPAFASALSYYDSYRTERLPANLLQAQRDYFGAHTFKRVDKEGTFHFNWIQS; encoded by the coding sequence ATGTCTAAACAACAAATCGGTGTTATCGGACTTGCCGTCATGGGTAAGAACCTTGCGCTTAACATTGAGAGCAGAGGGTTTACGGTATCCGTATTCAACCGCTCCCGCGAGAAAACGGACGACTTCATGAAAGAAGAAGCGGCTGGCAAAAACCTAGTCGGTACATACACAATCGAAGAATTCGTGGCATCGCTGGAATCGCCGCGCAAAATCCTGATCATGGTGCAAGCCGGCGCGGGTACGGACGCGACGATCGATGCGCTCGTGCCGCTGCTGGACGAAGGCGATATCATCATCGACGGCGGCAACGCCTACTTCCCTGACACGCAGCGCCGCAGCAAAGACCTTGAAGGACGCGGCATCCGCTTCATCGGAACCGGCGTATCCGGCGGTGAAGAAGGCGCGCTGAAAGGACCGTCCATCATGCCGGGCGGTCAAGAGTCCGCATATAAGCTGGTTGAGCCGATCCTTACGGCAATCTCCGCCAAAGTCGGCGGAGATCCTTGCTGCACATACATCGGACCGGACGGCGCGGGTCACTATGTGAAGATGGTTCACAACGGTATTGAGTATGGCGACATGCAGCTGATCTGCGAAGCTTACGACCTGCTGAGCCGCGTGCTGGGCGTCAGCACGGAAGAGCTGCAATCGATTTTCACGGAATGGAACAAAGGCGAGCTAGACAGCTACCTGATCGAAATTACGGCTGACATTTTCTCCAAATACGATCCGGACACGAACAAACCGATGGTCGACGTCATTTTGGATTCCGCCGGCCAGAAGGGTACGGGCAAGTGGACAAGCCAAAGCGCGCTTGATCTCGGCGTACCGCTGTCCATCATTACCGAATCCGTCTTCTCCCGTTTCTTGTCCGCACTGAAACAAGAGCGCGTCGAAGCGAGCAAGCTGCTCAAAGGACCGAAAGCGGCTCCGTACCAAGGCGACAAAGCGGCGTTCGTCGAATCCGTCCGCAAAGCGCTGTTCGCAAGCAAAATTTGCTCTTACGCGCAAGGCTTCGCGCAAATGCGCGCAGCATCCGATGAGTACGGCTGGAATCTGCGTTACGGCGATATCGCGATGATCTTCCGCGGCGGCTGCATCATCCGCGCAGGCTTCCTGCAAAACATCAAGGATGCCTACGACCGCAATGCAGGCCTATCCAACCTGCTGCTTGACAGCTACTTCCAAGAAATCGTGGAATCGTACCAAGGTGCATGGCGCGAAGTCATCGCGACTGCTGTGACGCAAGGAATCCCGGTTCCTGCCTTCGCAAGCGCGCTGTCCTACTACGACAGCTACCGTACGGAGCGCCTGCCGGCTAACCTGCTGCAAGCGCAGCGCGACTACTTCGGCGCACATACGTTCAAGCGTGTGGACAAAGAAGGCACGTTCCACTTCAATTGGATTCAATCGTAA
- a CDS encoding spore germination protein: MPAIVGFVKVISVGSSAVVQFGDSVQISPSSSSKTYAGSGSFLTGGLTNSNNAVSATNTSDPDLQDNTENNVATGVNV; the protein is encoded by the coding sequence ATGCCTGCAATTGTCGGCTTTGTTAAAGTAATCAGCGTCGGCTCGAGCGCTGTCGTGCAATTCGGCGATTCCGTCCAAATTTCTCCGTCAAGCTCCTCTAAAACCTACGCAGGATCGGGTTCCTTTCTGACCGGTGGCTTAACGAATTCCAATAATGCCGTCAGTGCCACGAACACCAGCGATCCGGATTTGCAGGACAATACGGAGAACAACGTGGCGACCGGGGTGAACGTTTGA
- a CDS encoding spore germination protein GerPB: protein MNLTVHQTITIHQLRVNNVTNSSVLQVGTAGSIASNAQLYNTGGFTSPAPQLGDENPLNFVPLPNPN, encoded by the coding sequence ATGAATCTCACGGTTCACCAAACCATTACCATTCATCAGCTTCGCGTGAACAACGTAACGAATTCCTCCGTCCTGCAAGTCGGGACGGCGGGTTCGATCGCCTCCAACGCGCAGCTTTACAATACGGGTGGATTTACAAGTCCAGCCCCGCAGCTAGGTGATGAGAATCCTTTGAACTTCGTTCCGCTGCCGAATCCGAATTAG
- the gerPC gene encoding spore germination protein GerPC yields MQNESNTPPTPWQMIAALNQYVQRMQCQLNDQQAVIQKLCRQLDAMNERLNAAEKKPYYHVDTIQYHFDQLKVEKLDGTLNIGMSAPSEEQVKEIGQLVMPGKGDYTVVNEAKQPAEMDTDPQSSQKPNQFPSPASMGMPSAVMPPAPYPDILRAVDCYLEQNAPMRLRQLEAETGVQLDPYHERLVIADIRKQMSARIQFYMQSLSKKTESTKDEVTDQQPVSLQDEVIRKTTRDIDTALQSYLNRLQSKP; encoded by the coding sequence ATGCAGAATGAATCCAACACACCGCCAACCCCCTGGCAGATGATTGCGGCACTCAACCAATATGTGCAGCGCATGCAATGTCAATTGAATGACCAGCAGGCGGTCATCCAAAAACTTTGCCGGCAGCTTGATGCAATGAACGAACGATTGAACGCCGCGGAGAAGAAGCCCTATTATCACGTTGATACCATCCAATATCATTTTGACCAATTGAAGGTAGAGAAGCTAGACGGGACGCTCAACATCGGAATGTCCGCACCGAGCGAAGAGCAAGTAAAGGAAATCGGCCAGCTCGTCATGCCAGGCAAAGGCGATTACACTGTCGTGAACGAAGCGAAACAGCCGGCCGAGATGGATACCGATCCGCAGTCCAGTCAGAAGCCGAACCAGTTTCCTTCGCCCGCTTCAATGGGCATGCCGTCCGCAGTCATGCCGCCCGCTCCCTATCCTGATATTCTTCGCGCAGTCGATTGTTACTTGGAGCAAAATGCTCCGATGCGCCTTCGTCAGCTGGAGGCCGAAACCGGCGTGCAATTGGATCCCTACCACGAACGACTAGTCATCGCTGATATCCGCAAACAGATGAGCGCGCGCATCCAATTTTACATGCAGTCCCTTTCCAAGAAGACAGAATCCACTAAAGACGAAGTAACCGATCAGCAGCCGGTCAGCTTACAGGACGAGGTCATCCGTAAAACGACGCGCGACATCGATACTGCGCTGCAGAGCTACCTAAATCGATTGCAAAGCAAGCCCTAA
- a CDS encoding spore germination protein GerPE codes for MDEPLSIELLPAEKSDYPVRVSEVGGAYLTSIGSASVVQFGDRADSTPKLRGLAVQRESDHLISKEVYFESYNIYNRQVPPATPWLQAAAKAAPVTMSTFNCNPRISVGCVDIIAISGAALMLVGNGANIKSESRIKNIRQFARPAF; via the coding sequence ATGGATGAGCCGCTCTCGATCGAACTGCTTCCTGCCGAAAAATCGGACTACCCTGTACGCGTATCGGAGGTTGGCGGCGCGTACCTCACCAGCATCGGCAGCGCGTCCGTCGTCCAGTTTGGGGACAGAGCGGACAGCACTCCTAAGCTTCGCGGGTTAGCCGTACAGCGGGAATCGGACCATCTGATCTCGAAGGAGGTCTATTTCGAGTCCTATAATATTTATAACCGTCAAGTACCGCCGGCTACGCCTTGGCTCCAAGCCGCGGCGAAGGCAGCTCCCGTCACCATGTCCACGTTCAACTGCAATCCGCGCATCAGCGTGGGCTGCGTCGATATCATCGCGATCAGCGGCGCCGCGCTGATGCTCGTCGGCAACGGCGCTAACATCAAGAGCGAATCGCGTATCAAGAACATTCGCCAGTTTGCCCGCCCGGCCTTCTGA